AGACAAGAGACTTCATTTTTTTTGGCACTACTCATTTCTCTCAACCAGCCTTTATAAGTGCTTCTTCTTGTTCATGTGATTGTTGGCGTATTTGCCTGACCTGCTGTGGGTCACGTAATTGCATAAGACCCTCCAGCGCCGCGCGAACTGCGTTGAACGGATTACCTCTCCCCAACGTTTTTGCGACGATATTGTGAGTTCCAGCTACTTCAAGTAACGCACGGACGGCTCCACCGGCAATGATTCCAGTCCCCTTCTTGGCCGGCTTGAGCAAGACATGTTCAGCACCAAAACGTCCATGCACTTCATGAGTGATCGTCTCATTTTTTAGGGGAATGCGAATTAAATGCTTTTTGGCATGTTCAACAGCTTTAGCGATCGCAGAAGGCACCTCGGTTGCTTTTCCCTTACCAACCCCAACCCAACCTTCTCCGTCACCAACTACGACCAAGGCGGAAAAGGAAAACCTTTTTCCACCCTTTACAACCTTGGCTACTCGATTGATCACCACCGGCTTATCACGAAGGTTTAATTCTTCGACATTGACACGCACTCGTTGAACTCCTCTCACCAAAAAGCGATTAAAATTCTAGACCACCCGAGCGGACGGCATCTGCTAAAGCTTTCACTCGTCCGTGGTACAACCTTCCAGCACGGTCGAAGACGACTTTCTGTATCGGAATGGCTTTTGCTCGATCGACCAATAAATTCCCTACCATTTGGGCTGCTTGAACATTACCGCCCGACTGAAGATCTTTACGTAATTTGGGATCGCAACTTGAAGCCGACACTAAGGTTTTTCCAGATTCATCATCAATAATCTGAGCGTAAATGTGATTATTGCTCCGATAAACGCTCAAACGTGGCCGGGATGGCGAACCTGTAACTCGTTGACGGACTCTAGCCTTTCGCCTGGCTAGTCCTCGTTGTTTAACCAATGGATTCATCATTTCCCCTACTTTTTCCCAGCCTTTCCGGCTTTCTTTCTCAATACTTCCCCGGCATACTTGATACCTTTTTGTTTATAGACATCAGGCGATTTCACTCGACGAATTTCTGCCGCCACCTGTGTCACCAAGCGCTTATCGATACCCTTCAGTGAAACAACCGTCTGCTTGTCGACCGTAGCCCTTATTCCCTCCGGCAAGTTTAAGAGAACAGGGTGCGAATATCCCACGTTAAACGTTAGCGCCTGCCCTTGGATTTGCGCACGATATCCGACACCTGTAAGCTCGAGCGTCCGCTCATACCCATTCACGACACCTTCAATTTGATTGGAAATTTCAGCTCGAGTCAATCCATGCAGTGCGCGAAGTTGCGCCCCTCCCCCGACACGGGAAACATGCACATGACCATCTTCAACCTTTGCCTGCACCCCATGGGGCAACCCCCAGATCAATCGGCCCAACGGCCCTTTGACCGCGACTTCTTTTTGAGAAACCTGTACTTCGACTTGTGAAGGTATCGGAATGGGCTTTCGACCTACCCTAGACATGATTTCACACCTTTTCAGATACGTCAGTATACGTTTTCTTTAATAAACAACGCCATCAAGGAATATTTCACCAAACATGACAAAGAACCTCACCACCCACACCTTGACGTCGTGACTCTTCGTCGCTGAGCACGCCTTTAGGCGTAGTAAGAATAGCAACTCCCAGCCCATTCATGACTCGAGGAATTTCATGCTTTCCGACGTAGATTCGTCGACCTGGCTTACTGATTCGTTTAATGCCTGTAATAAAAGATTTCTTTTGCCGAGTGGGGAAATACCTGAGTTCAACCTCTAATGCAGGATGTCCATTCTCTTCAGTTGACTGAAATTGCTTAATGAACCCCTCAGCTTGAAAAATTTTAAGGATTTCAGCTTTGAGCCTCGATGCGGGCAGACGAACTCTCTCATGCCCGCGAGCCCCGGCATTCAAAAGACGGACAAAAAGATCTGAAATTGGATCAGTCATCGACATGAGAAACTCCAAAAACCGTTAGTGACGATTATTCTAAACGTATTAATCAAAACACTATCAGAAACGCTCCCATTACCAACTCGACTTGGTGACCCCTGGAATGTCTCCTCGCAGACTTAAAAGACGGAAACATATGCGACACATTCGAAACCGACGAAGAAATCCACGAACGCGTCCACACAAGGGGCAACGATTATAACATCTAACGGGAAATTTCGGTGTTTTTACTGCCTTATTTTTAAGTGCAAGTCGCGACATGAACAGTAATCCTTATTTCAGCAATCAAGTAGTCCGAAATGGCATCCCCAGATGCGCTAACAATGACTTGGCTTCGTCATTACGTGTGGCCGTGGTCACGATCGTAATATCCATTCCATGTATTGATGCAACATCATCGTATTTAATTTCTGGGAATGTGAGCTGCTCTTTCAATCCTAACGTATAGTTCCCATTCCCATCGAATGCCTTGGACGATACACCTTTAAAGTCTCGAATTCTTGGCAGAGCGATATTCATTAATCGATCCAAAAACTCATGCATGCGAGCCCCACGCAGAGTGACCTTCGCCCCAATAGGCATCCCCTCTCGAAGCTTAAAACCCGCGATAGCTTTTTTCGCTCTGGTCATAACTGGCTGCTGACCGGTGATCTGCTTGAGTTCCACCATAGCCGCCTCAAGAAGCTTGACATTCTGAACTGCCGCTCCCATTCCAACATTTAAGACCACGCGATCCAAACGGGGAACCTGCATGGTGTTCTTATAGGAGTAATCTTTCAGCATCGCTGGAACGACGCGCTCATGATAAACGGTTTTCAGTCGAGGAATGTAACCCTTCCCCGAAGCACCAGAACTCACCTCTCTCGCCTGATTAGATTGACTTTTCATCATCATTTATCCAAAGGCTCATCAGGAGCTTTCTGATAAACCCGAACCTTTCGACCATCTTCGAATAACTTTATTTTCATCCGAGATGGCTTTTGAATTGCCTCGCAATACGGCATGACGTTAGAGATGGCCAACGGAGATTCTTTTTCAAGGATACCGCCCTGCTTATTTTTTTGCGTCGGCTTCGTATGCCGTTTAACGATATTGACCTTTTCAACCCGGACTCGACCAGTACGAGAATGAACTGACAGAATTTTTCCCGTCTTTCCTCTGTCCTTACCGGCAACAACCATGACCATATCGCCTTTTTTTAGTCGACACTTTCCTTGAACCGCACTTCTCACAACATATCCTCCAATAACCCTAGATCACTTCCGGAGCTAAAGAAATAATTTTCATATATTTTTTGGTCCTAAGCTCCCGTGCAACTGGACCAAAGATACGCGTTCCAATAGGATCACCTTGGGCATTGACTAATACACATGCATTACGATCAAACTTGATATGAGAACCGTCTACCCTACGACGGCCCTTTTTTGTTCTCACGATCACGGCCTTAACGACATCACCCTTTTTTACCGAGGCCTTAGGGATAGCCTCTCTCACAGACACAACGATTAAATCTCCCAATGACCCGTACCGACGCTTTGTACCACCAAGCACATGAAAACACCTGACGCTTTTAGCCCCAGAATTATCGGCAACATCTAGATACGTATAGTTTTGAATCATAAGTAAATCCCAATAGGCAAACTACAGTATTGCTTAAGCTTCTCCAGCCTTTTGAAGAATCTCCTCCACTCTCCAATGCTTATCCTTACTTAACGGCCTAGAGGGAGTTAATCGAACGCGATCTCCGACTTGACAGCGGTTCTGCTCATCATGTGCCATGAGCTTGGTCACTCGCCTAACAATCTTGCCGTAAAGAGGGTGAGCCACCTGCCTCGTAACAGCGACGACGACGGTCTTGGCCATCTTGTTACTGACTACTTTTCCGTAAAAATATCTGGGCTTCTTTCTTATCGCAGTTGTCATAATAATTTTAGCCTACCTTAGACATACCCTTAAGATTCATTCGGGCGTTGCCCATCCAGAGCACGCTGACGCAAGACTGTCTTAACTCGAGCTACATCATGCCTGGTCTGCCTGATACGCATAGGATTTTCAATTCTTCCCATCGCCAACTGGCAACGAAAGTGGAACAGCTCTTCCTTCAAACGCTTGACATGTTCGAGCAATTCCGATTCTTCTAAATCCTTTAATTCCGTCATATTCACGAGAGGGCACTCCCATTTATAAATTGATTTCCCCACGCACAACAAATTTGGTTGCAATTGGAAGCTTATGCCCGGCCAACCGCAGCGCTTCCTCCGCGACAGGCCTATCCACATCATCCATCTCATAGAGGATACGTCCAGGCTTCACTACGGCCACCCAGAACTCCGGGTTGCCCTTACCTTTTCCCATCCTGACTTCGGCAGGTTTTTTTGTAATTGGCTTGTCAGGAAAGACTCGTGTCCAAATACGACCACCCCTCTTTACATGACGCGTCATGGCGATTCGAGCAGCTTCGAGTTGCCTGGCTGTGATACGACCAGGCTCCAACGCCTTTAAGCCAAATTGCCCCAGGGTGATATTGCCTCCCTTATAGGCCTTGCCACGCATTCGACCCTTTTGAACCTTGCGAAACTTAATTCGTTTCGGTGCTAACATTCCCTAGTTCCTTATACCCGCATCCAGTGTTCGACATATTGCTCACACGGCTTAAAGAAAGCCAAGAGTGGCATCAGATTTTTCAACTGATGGGATAGAGGCGTCTCCTTTGAATATCCAAGCCTTCACCCCTATTTGCCCCATAGCCGTCTTAGCTTCTGCAAAACCATATTCCACATCGGCTCTGAGTGTATGAAGTGGAACACGCCCCTCTCGATACCATTCCGTTCTCGCAATTTCGTTCCCACCTAATCGTCCAGCGCAATACACACGCACCCCTAATGCTCCAAGCCGCAATGCCGAAGCCACGCTACGTTTCAATGCGCGACGGAACGAAACTCTCTTTTCAAGTTGCGTGGCGATATTCTCGGCAACCAGCTGAGCATCTAGCTCTGGCTTCTTAATCTCTTTAACAGTGACGTAGACTTCGTTTCCATACTGTTGTTCGAGAGAAGCTTTGAGCTTGTCAACCTCCGCACCTTTTCGACCGATAATAATGCCAGGCCGAGCCGTATGAATAATCACTTTAACTTGATTGCCAGATCGTTCAATTTCTACACGTGATATCCCGGCATGATACAAACGCTTTTTCACAAGACTACGAATCGCTAAATCCTGATGCAAAAGCTTTGTGAAATCCTTCTTCGCATACCAACGAGAATTCCACGTCCGCGTATACCCGAGTCGAAATCCAAATGGGTGGGTTTTTTGACCCATCTTTACCTCTCAACCTCTATTTCCAACATGAACATGAATATAAATCCAGATATTATGATACGGGACCTACAACCACTGTGATATGGCTGGTTCGTTTCACGATAGGGTTGGCCCTCCCCATGGAACGAGCCCGAAACCGCTTGAACACGGGACCACCATCAACATAGGCCCGAATGATCTTCAAAGTATCTGGATCACCTAATTCTTTTTGACCGGCATTCGCAACCGCCGACTGCAACACCTGCTCAACGACCCGCGCCGCTGACCTGGGTGTATACCTCAATAACGTCAGAGCTTCTTGAGCTTGACGACCACGCACCATGTCGACAACTTCCCTTGCCTTCCTTGGAGTAATTCTCACATGACGCAATAACGCACGAGCTTCAGCCATAACTCCAACCCCAAATGATCAATTCAATAAATATTAAACAGGGAACACCAATACCTTGACTATTTTAAGGCCATGCCCTTTTCCGTCTTTGCTGCACCATGTCCTTTAAAAAATCTCGTAGGGGAAAATTCACCCAATTTATGCCCAACCATATTCTCAGTAACGTACACCGGAATAAACTTTTTACCATTGTGGACACCAAAGGTATGTCCGATCATTTCCGGCACGATGGTCGAGCGACGAGACCACGTCTTAATAAGTT
The genomic region above belongs to Nitrospirales bacterium and contains:
- the rpsE gene encoding 30S ribosomal protein S5 → MRVNVEELNLRDKPVVINRVAKVVKGGKRFSFSALVVVGDGEGWVGVGKGKATEVPSAIAKAVEHAKKHLIRIPLKNETITHEVHGRFGAEHVLLKPAKKGTGIIAGGAVRALLEVAGTHNIVAKTLGRGNPFNAVRAALEGLMQLRDPQQVRQIRQQSHEQEEALIKAG
- the rplR gene encoding 50S ribosomal protein L18; amino-acid sequence: MMNPLVKQRGLARRKARVRQRVTGSPSRPRLSVYRSNNHIYAQIIDDESGKTLVSASSCDPKLRKDLQSGGNVQAAQMVGNLLVDRAKAIPIQKVVFDRAGRLYHGRVKALADAVRSGGLEF
- the rplF gene encoding 50S ribosomal protein L6; this encodes MSRVGRKPIPIPSQVEVQVSQKEVAVKGPLGRLIWGLPHGVQAKVEDGHVHVSRVGGGAQLRALHGLTRAEISNQIEGVVNGYERTLELTGVGYRAQIQGQALTFNVGYSHPVLLNLPEGIRATVDKQTVVSLKGIDKRLVTQVAAEIRRVKSPDVYKQKGIKYAGEVLRKKAGKAGKK
- the rpsH gene encoding 30S ribosomal protein S8; translation: MSMTDPISDLFVRLLNAGARGHERVRLPASRLKAEILKIFQAEGFIKQFQSTEENGHPALEVELRYFPTRQKKSFITGIKRISKPGRRIYVGKHEIPRVMNGLGVAILTTPKGVLSDEESRRQGVGGEVLCHVW
- a CDS encoding type Z 30S ribosomal protein S14; its protein translation is MSRLALKNKAVKTPKFPVRCYNRCPLCGRVRGFLRRFRMCRICFRLLSLRGDIPGVTKSSW
- the rplE gene encoding 50S ribosomal protein L5, producing the protein MLKDYSYKNTMQVPRLDRVVLNVGMGAAVQNVKLLEAAMVELKQITGQQPVMTRAKKAIAGFKLREGMPIGAKVTLRGARMHEFLDRLMNIALPRIRDFKGVSSKAFDGNGNYTLGLKEQLTFPEIKYDDVASIHGMDITIVTTATRNDEAKSLLAHLGMPFRTT
- the rplX gene encoding 50S ribosomal protein L24; amino-acid sequence: MRSAVQGKCRLKKGDMVMVVAGKDRGKTGKILSVHSRTGRVRVEKVNIVKRHTKPTQKNKQGGILEKESPLAISNVMPYCEAIQKPSRMKIKLFEDGRKVRVYQKAPDEPLDK
- the rplN gene encoding 50S ribosomal protein L14, which gives rise to MIQNYTYLDVADNSGAKSVRCFHVLGGTKRRYGSLGDLIVVSVREAIPKASVKKGDVVKAVIVRTKKGRRRVDGSHIKFDRNACVLVNAQGDPIGTRIFGPVARELRTKKYMKIISLAPEVI
- the rpsQ gene encoding 30S ribosomal protein S17; translated protein: MTTAIRKKPRYFYGKVVSNKMAKTVVVAVTRQVAHPLYGKIVRRVTKLMAHDEQNRCQVGDRVRLTPSRPLSKDKHWRVEEILQKAGEA
- the rpmC gene encoding 50S ribosomal protein L29 is translated as MTELKDLEESELLEHVKRLKEELFHFRCQLAMGRIENPMRIRQTRHDVARVKTVLRQRALDGQRPNES
- the rplP gene encoding 50S ribosomal protein L16; amino-acid sequence: MLAPKRIKFRKVQKGRMRGKAYKGGNITLGQFGLKALEPGRITARQLEAARIAMTRHVKRGGRIWTRVFPDKPITKKPAEVRMGKGKGNPEFWVAVVKPGRILYEMDDVDRPVAEEALRLAGHKLPIATKFVVRGEINL
- the rpsC gene encoding 30S ribosomal protein S3, which gives rise to MGQKTHPFGFRLGYTRTWNSRWYAKKDFTKLLHQDLAIRSLVKKRLYHAGISRVEIERSGNQVKVIIHTARPGIIIGRKGAEVDKLKASLEQQYGNEVYVTVKEIKKPELDAQLVAENIATQLEKRVSFRRALKRSVASALRLGALGVRVYCAGRLGGNEIARTEWYREGRVPLHTLRADVEYGFAEAKTAMGQIGVKAWIFKGDASIPSVEKSDATLGFL
- the rplV gene encoding 50S ribosomal protein L22; translation: MAEARALLRHVRITPRKAREVVDMVRGRQAQEALTLLRYTPRSAARVVEQVLQSAVANAGQKELGDPDTLKIIRAYVDGGPVFKRFRARSMGRANPIVKRTSHITVVVGPVS
- the rpsS gene encoding 30S ribosomal protein S19; this translates as MPRSVRKGPFVDAHLMEKVERMNDSRETKLIKTWSRRSTIVPEMIGHTFGVHNGKKFIPVYVTENMVGHKLGEFSPTRFFKGHGAAKTEKGMALK